The Micromonospora krabiensis genome window below encodes:
- a CDS encoding helix-turn-helix domain-containing protein, with product MVLLRRVIGDALRARRQGQQRTLREVSSAANVSLGYLSEIERGQKEPSSELLAAICDALGARLSELLREVSDTVALAEQIPNVLVPVQDEPAPVPAAPAAKATSRAVRQVSSDGTVAVSVRQDSPLKATLRSTRVRPTERDRDVVCAA from the coding sequence ATGGTCCTGCTACGCCGGGTGATCGGTGACGCACTGCGGGCGCGCCGGCAGGGGCAGCAGCGCACCCTGCGCGAGGTCTCCTCCGCGGCGAACGTCAGCCTCGGTTACCTCTCGGAGATCGAACGCGGGCAGAAGGAGCCGTCCAGCGAGCTGCTGGCCGCGATCTGCGACGCCCTCGGTGCCCGCCTGTCCGAGCTGCTCCGCGAGGTCAGCGACACCGTCGCGCTCGCCGAGCAGATTCCCAACGTGCTGGTCCCGGTGCAGGACGAGCCGGCCCCGGTTCCGGCGGCGCCCGCCGCGAAGGCGACCAGCCGGGCGGTCCGCCAGGTCAGCTCGGACGGCACGGTGGCCGTCTCCGTCCGCCAGGATTCGCCGCTCAAGGCCACCCTCCGCAGCACCCGGGTCCGGCCCACCGAGCGCGACCGCGACGTGGTCTGCGCCGCCTGA
- a CDS encoding CinA family protein, producing the protein MDSESDANGERPVGSPAAGVVHSLAERHETLATVESLTGGLLSASIVEIAGVSGVYRGGMVVYATELKATLAGVPASLLEERGPVDPDVAVALAEGGRQRCGADWGLATTGVAGPEPQDGKPVGLVYVAVAGPGGSSVRELDLDGGRAHVRAAAVIEALRLLAERIHEADKDE; encoded by the coding sequence ATGGACAGCGAGAGCGACGCGAACGGGGAGCGGCCGGTCGGGAGCCCGGCGGCCGGAGTGGTGCACAGCCTGGCGGAGCGGCACGAGACGCTGGCCACCGTCGAGTCGCTCACCGGTGGCCTGCTCTCCGCCTCGATCGTGGAGATCGCCGGGGTGAGCGGCGTCTACCGGGGCGGCATGGTGGTCTACGCCACCGAGTTGAAGGCGACGCTGGCGGGCGTACCGGCGTCGCTGTTGGAGGAGCGCGGCCCGGTCGACCCGGACGTGGCGGTGGCGCTGGCCGAGGGCGGGCGGCAGCGGTGCGGCGCCGACTGGGGGCTCGCCACGACCGGGGTGGCGGGTCCGGAGCCGCAGGACGGCAAGCCGGTCGGCCTGGTCTACGTCGCCGTGGCAGGGCCGGGCGGCAGCAGCGTGCGGGAGCTCGACCTGGACGGCGGGCGGGCGCACGTGCGGGCCGCCGCGGTGATCGAGGCGCTGCGGCTGCTGGCCGAGCGCATCCACGAGGCCGACAAGGACGAGTGA
- the pgsA gene encoding CDP-diacylglycerol--glycerol-3-phosphate 3-phosphatidyltransferase, with protein MTGATESTPSRIVPRVPLLNAANALTALRLVLVPVFGATVVVSAMTHAGWRMAACLIFAFASATDLVDGWIARRFGLVTSLGKVADPIADKALTGAALVLLSWYDRLPWWVTVAILVRELGITGLRFWVIRHGVIAASRGGKIKTALQILAIAWYLWPMPALLAPVGPWIMGAAVVVTVVTGFDYVAQALRLRRPTP; from the coding sequence GTGACCGGGGCGACGGAGTCCACGCCGTCCCGGATCGTGCCCCGGGTGCCGCTGCTCAACGCGGCCAACGCCCTGACCGCGCTGCGGCTGGTGCTGGTGCCGGTGTTCGGGGCGACGGTGGTCGTCTCGGCGATGACGCACGCCGGCTGGCGGATGGCGGCCTGCCTGATCTTCGCCTTCGCCTCGGCGACCGACCTGGTCGACGGCTGGATCGCCCGTCGGTTCGGGCTGGTCACCTCGCTGGGGAAGGTCGCCGACCCGATCGCCGACAAGGCGCTCACCGGTGCCGCTCTGGTGCTGCTGTCCTGGTACGACCGGCTGCCCTGGTGGGTGACCGTGGCGATCCTCGTCCGTGAGCTGGGCATCACCGGGCTGCGGTTCTGGGTGATCCGGCACGGGGTGATCGCGGCCAGCCGAGGCGGCAAGATCAAGACGGCGCTGCAGATCCTCGCCATCGCCTGGTACCTCTGGCCGATGCCCGCCCTCCTCGCCCCGGTGGGCCCATGGATCATGGGCGCGGCCGTGGTGGTGACGGTGGTCACCGGCTTCGACTACGTGGCCCAGGCCCTCCGCCTCCGCCGCCCCACCCCGTAA
- the rimO gene encoding 30S ribosomal protein S12 methylthiotransferase RimO, whose product MVSATSPVANSGPARPEPSPAEGRRVALLTLGCARNEVDSEELAARLHADGWQVTTDGEGADVVVVNTCGFVEKAKQDSIQTLLAAADTGAKVVAAGCMAERYGRELADSLPEAQAVLSFDDYPEIAARLNAVVAGEALDAHTPRDRRELLPLTPVKRREATVSLPGHGTTVAPSSGRAASRVAVEADEHTPAHLRQVLRRRLDTGPVASLKLASGCDRRCAFCAIPAFRGAFVSRTPDELLAEAEWLAKTGVRELVLVSENSTSYGKDLGDPRALEKLLPQLAAVDGIVRVRASYLQPAETRPGLVEAIATTPGVAPYFDLSFQHSSEPVLRRMRRFGSTDRFLELLASARSLAPDAGARSNFIVGFPGETRADVNELVRFLTEARLDAIGMFDYSDEDGTEAAGLPGKVSAATIKRRYDRLSALADELCSQRAEERLGSTVEVLVDSVDNGVVEGRAAHQAPEVDGSTTLVAPQGGGVDLTALRPGDLVRATVTGTEGVDLLAVPDEMISAAPGAAR is encoded by the coding sequence ATGGTGTCTGCCACCTCCCCTGTCGCCAACTCCGGCCCGGCCCGCCCGGAGCCGTCACCCGCTGAGGGCCGCCGCGTCGCCCTGCTGACCCTGGGCTGCGCCCGCAACGAGGTCGACTCGGAGGAGCTGGCCGCCCGGCTGCACGCCGACGGCTGGCAGGTCACCACCGACGGCGAGGGCGCCGACGTGGTGGTCGTCAACACCTGCGGCTTCGTGGAGAAGGCCAAGCAGGACTCGATCCAGACCCTGCTCGCCGCCGCCGACACCGGAGCCAAGGTCGTCGCCGCCGGCTGCATGGCCGAGCGCTACGGCCGGGAGCTGGCCGACAGCCTCCCCGAGGCGCAGGCCGTCCTGAGCTTCGACGACTACCCGGAGATCGCCGCGCGGCTGAACGCCGTCGTCGCCGGTGAGGCGCTGGACGCGCACACCCCCCGCGACCGGCGCGAACTGCTCCCGCTCACTCCGGTGAAGCGCCGCGAGGCCACCGTGTCGCTGCCCGGTCACGGCACCACCGTGGCGCCGTCGTCCGGCCGGGCCGCGTCCCGGGTCGCGGTCGAGGCCGACGAGCACACCCCGGCGCACCTGCGCCAGGTGCTGCGCCGCCGGCTGGACACCGGGCCGGTCGCCTCGCTCAAGCTCGCCAGCGGGTGCGACCGCCGCTGCGCGTTCTGCGCGATCCCCGCCTTCCGCGGCGCGTTCGTCTCGCGTACGCCGGACGAGCTGCTCGCCGAGGCGGAGTGGCTGGCCAAGACCGGCGTACGCGAGCTGGTGCTGGTCAGCGAGAACTCGACCTCGTACGGGAAGGATCTGGGCGACCCGCGGGCGCTGGAGAAGCTGCTGCCGCAGCTCGCCGCGGTCGACGGCATCGTCCGGGTGCGGGCGAGCTACCTGCAGCCGGCCGAGACCCGACCGGGCCTGGTCGAGGCGATCGCCACCACGCCCGGCGTCGCGCCCTACTTCGACCTGTCGTTCCAGCACTCCAGTGAGCCCGTGCTGCGCCGCATGCGCCGGTTCGGCTCCACCGACCGGTTCCTGGAACTGCTGGCCTCCGCCCGGTCGCTGGCCCCCGACGCGGGCGCCCGCAGCAACTTCATCGTCGGCTTCCCCGGCGAGACCCGCGCCGACGTCAACGAGTTGGTCCGCTTCCTGACCGAGGCGCGGCTCGACGCGATCGGCATGTTCGACTACAGCGACGAGGACGGCACCGAGGCCGCCGGGCTGCCCGGCAAGGTCTCCGCCGCGACGATCAAGCGCCGCTACGACCGGCTCAGCGCGCTCGCCGACGAGCTCTGCTCGCAGCGGGCCGAGGAGCGACTCGGCTCGACGGTCGAGGTGCTCGTCGACTCGGTCGACAACGGTGTCGTCGAGGGTCGGGCGGCGCACCAGGCGCCCGAGGTCGACGGCTCGACCACGCTGGTCGCCCCGCAGGGCGGTGGCGTCGACCTCACCGCGCTGCGCCCCGGCGACCTCGTACGCGCCACGGTGACGGGCACCGAAGGGGTCGACCTGCTCGCCGTGCCGGATGAGATGATCTCGGCGGCGCCCGGCGCGGCACGGTGA
- a CDS encoding DUF2207 family protein, translating into MFAAVLSLPDSVIEIGLPVAGLAAWTVLYAITWLTVRPAAVTPAPATLVLPGEEPPAVVSLLANRWRLTGAAAEATLLDLAARRYLELRQPDADPRHTTVHLTGRAPDDLNPYERQVFDRVTERAVDGVVPLTALGFADAGRSTAWTKRLHQSVLADARRRGLSRRRVPRPLAALLGVLGGVAAAGVAVGSWHYVTRTHGDRFGSVAAFLVVAAVLGSIAARDSGERDTPAGREAARRWLGLRGWLAGQGSFAELPPAAVAAWDRYLAYGAALGVTRNASRVIDLGVADRRQLWSSYGGRWRQVAVSYPGGLPRYGQALGWIVFRALLMGLLGWTLAGVVGNLLLDSATGSEDRSAPWSGLLAADAVILALVLLGLVLLGLAGYLLVRAFADASAPATVTGEVLWHQVWQRHSSDDAEGQPINHHLVIDDGHSDQLRAWIIPARIAECRVGDVVTARVRPWTRRVVEVTVDRAAPGPAGSDVRR; encoded by the coding sequence GTGTTCGCCGCCGTGCTGAGCCTGCCGGATTCCGTCATCGAGATCGGCCTGCCGGTCGCGGGTCTCGCCGCCTGGACGGTGCTCTACGCGATCACCTGGCTGACCGTCCGGCCCGCCGCCGTGACGCCGGCCCCCGCCACCCTGGTGCTGCCCGGCGAGGAACCGCCCGCGGTGGTCAGCCTGCTGGCCAACCGGTGGCGGCTCACCGGGGCCGCCGCCGAGGCCACCCTGCTCGACCTGGCCGCCCGTCGCTACCTGGAGCTGCGCCAGCCCGACGCGGACCCGCGCCACACGACGGTGCACCTGACCGGCCGGGCCCCCGACGACCTCAACCCGTACGAGCGGCAGGTCTTCGACCGGGTGACCGAGCGCGCGGTCGACGGGGTGGTGCCGCTGACCGCCCTCGGCTTCGCCGACGCCGGCCGCTCCACCGCCTGGACCAAGCGCCTGCACCAGTCGGTGCTGGCCGACGCCCGGCGGCGTGGGCTCTCCCGCCGACGGGTTCCCCGACCCCTGGCGGCCCTGCTCGGTGTGCTCGGCGGTGTCGCCGCCGCCGGGGTCGCGGTCGGCTCCTGGCACTACGTGACCCGCACCCACGGGGACAGGTTCGGCAGCGTCGCCGCGTTCCTCGTCGTCGCCGCGGTACTCGGCAGCATCGCGGCGCGCGACTCGGGGGAGCGGGACACCCCCGCCGGCCGGGAGGCCGCCCGCCGCTGGCTCGGACTGCGCGGCTGGCTGGCCGGGCAGGGATCCTTCGCCGAGCTGCCCCCCGCCGCCGTGGCGGCCTGGGACCGCTACCTCGCCTACGGCGCCGCGCTCGGCGTCACCCGGAACGCCTCGCGGGTCATCGACCTCGGTGTGGCCGACCGCCGACAGCTCTGGTCGTCCTACGGGGGACGGTGGCGGCAGGTCGCCGTCAGCTACCCCGGCGGGCTGCCCCGGTACGGCCAGGCGCTCGGTTGGATCGTCTTCCGTGCGCTCCTCATGGGCCTGCTCGGCTGGACCCTCGCCGGGGTCGTCGGCAACCTGCTCCTCGACTCGGCGACGGGTTCGGAGGACCGGTCGGCGCCGTGGAGCGGGCTCCTCGCGGCCGATGCGGTGATCCTCGCCCTCGTCCTGCTGGGTCTGGTGCTCCTCGGCCTGGCCGGGTACCTCCTCGTCCGGGCGTTCGCCGACGCGTCCGCCCCGGCCACCGTCACCGGCGAGGTGCTCTGGCACCAGGTCTGGCAGCGGCACAGCTCGGACGACGCCGAGGGGCAGCCGATCAACCACCACCTCGTCATCGACGACGGCCACAGCGACCAGTTGCGGGCCTGGATCATCCCGGCGCGGATCGCCGAGTGCCGGGTCGGCGACGTGGTCACCGCCCGGGTCCGGCCGTGGACCCGGCGGGTGGTCGAGGTCACCGTCGACCGGGCCGCGCCGGGGCCTGCCGGGTCCGACGTCCGGCGGTGA
- a CDS encoding ornithine cyclodeaminase family protein translates to MTLLFTDPEVSAALDAATTVDAMRAALLAAYEGRLVAPPRASAPLGGGRMVLTAGHLTGEWYGYRSYDTFGHPESEQLVVLHDGRTGAVRAVAVGEELGSRRTGGLGGVAADALARPDAVTLGVIGSGRQAWTQVWAVAAVRPLREVTVHSRSAARREAFAARVRTELGIAARAVDSAATAVRDRDVVVLATTSEAPVLDAAQLAPGTHVNAVGFKQLDRAEFGLDLLDAAELLTTDSPAQAAAYQPPMLAALPTYAGRLRDLGAVLAGAVPGRTAEDQISVFCSTGLAGTEVFLLDRLARVGAATS, encoded by the coding sequence ATGACCCTGCTCTTCACCGATCCGGAGGTGTCCGCCGCCCTGGACGCCGCCACCACGGTCGACGCCATGCGCGCCGCCCTGCTGGCCGCGTACGAGGGTCGGCTGGTCGCCCCGCCCCGTGCCTCGGCGCCGCTGGGCGGAGGCCGGATGGTGTTGACCGCCGGCCACCTCACCGGCGAGTGGTACGGCTACCGCTCCTACGACACCTTCGGCCACCCCGAGTCCGAGCAGCTCGTCGTGCTGCACGACGGGCGGACGGGCGCGGTGCGCGCGGTGGCGGTCGGCGAGGAGCTCGGGTCCCGCCGCACCGGCGGCCTCGGCGGGGTGGCGGCCGACGCGTTGGCCCGACCGGACGCCGTGACGCTCGGCGTGATCGGCTCCGGCCGGCAGGCCTGGACCCAGGTGTGGGCCGTCGCCGCGGTCCGACCGTTGCGCGAGGTGACCGTGCACAGCCGCTCGGCGGCCCGGCGGGAGGCGTTCGCCGCCCGGGTCCGCACCGAACTGGGCATCGCGGCCCGCGCCGTCGACTCGGCCGCCACGGCGGTACGTGACCGCGACGTGGTCGTGCTCGCCACCACCAGCGAGGCCCCGGTGCTCGACGCCGCCCAGCTGGCCCCGGGTACCCACGTGAACGCGGTCGGGTTCAAGCAGCTCGATCGCGCCGAGTTCGGGCTCGACCTGCTGGACGCCGCCGAGCTGCTGACCACCGACTCGCCCGCCCAGGCCGCCGCCTACCAGCCGCCGATGCTCGCGGCGCTGCCCACGTACGCCGGACGGCTGCGCGACCTGGGCGCGGTGCTGGCGGGCGCGGTGCCCGGCCGGACCGCCGAGGACCAGATCTCCGTCTTCTGCTCCACCGGGCTGGCCGGCACCGAGGTCTTCCTGCTCGACCGGCTGGCCCGGGTGGGTGCCGCGACGAGCTGA
- a CDS encoding DMT family transporter: MAWIVLVLSGLLETAWAIALDRSAGFSRPLPSVIFGVTLVLSMAGLAYALREIPVGTGYAVWVGIGAVGTAVVGMVALHESSSLPRIACLLLVIAGVVGLKIFH; this comes from the coding sequence ATGGCCTGGATCGTGTTGGTGCTCTCCGGACTGCTGGAGACCGCGTGGGCGATCGCCCTGGACCGTAGCGCCGGCTTCAGCCGCCCGCTCCCCTCGGTGATCTTCGGGGTGACGCTGGTGCTCAGCATGGCCGGCCTCGCGTACGCCCTGCGGGAGATCCCGGTCGGCACCGGCTACGCGGTCTGGGTCGGCATCGGCGCGGTCGGCACCGCCGTGGTCGGCATGGTGGCGCTGCACGAGTCGTCGAGCCTGCCCCGGATCGCCTGCCTGCTCCTGGTGATCGCCGGGGTGGTCGGCCTCAAGATCTTCCACTGA